In Macrobrachium rosenbergii isolate ZJJX-2024 chromosome 16, ASM4041242v1, whole genome shotgun sequence, a single genomic region encodes these proteins:
- the LOC136846993 gene encoding uncharacterized protein, whose amino-acid sequence MWTTKIPLVLVVFYFGWCLQEGAAFLQLLQLGTGTAATYVASITNPGAALAAGLGGAFALGTLSGALGSTRGSWRWPRYGRSVGAESPAGAEVHKDFAIDLVESLDRSGCAKKLLCEQAFLEAQEEQEGKNTFVGALGQEEQQGGGAPGGGGISDSENAGEKGTLSADEVGEMMLLFVREVPSTDVSAGGSREMLLKAAALGEGGGNCSEAFQGCPYTRTEMLSLIMKGEIL is encoded by the exons ATGTGGACAACCAAGATACCTCTTGTTTTAGTGGTCTTTTACTTCGGCTGGTGCCTTCAGGAGGGAGCAGCCTTTCTACAGTTGCTGCAGCTGGGCACAGGCACCGCTGCTACTTACGTCGCGAGTATTACCAATCCGGGCGCGGCCCTTGCGGCTGGGCTGGGCGGGGCTTTCGCCCTCGGAACCTTATCAGGGGCTTT GGGCTCGACAAGAGGTTCCTGGAGATGGCCGAGGTACGGTCGCAGCGTTGGTGCTGAGTCTCCTGCAGGCGCTGAAGTACACAAGGACTTCGCCATCGATTTGGTGGAATCCCTGGACAGAAGTGGCTGTGCTAAGAAGCTTCTGTGCGAGCAGGCCTTCCTAGAGGctcaagaagaacaagaaggcaAGAATACCTTCGTAGGGGCTCTAGGGCAAGAGGAACAACAAGGCGGCGGAGCTCCTGGAGGCGGGGGTATTAGTGATAGCGAGAATGCAGGGGAAAAAGGTACTCTTTCGGCTGACGAAGTTGGGGAAATGATGCTTCTGTTCGTGAG AGAAGTCCCTTCGACAGACGTCTCAGCTGGGGGCTCAAGGGAGATGCTGCTTAAGGCAGCCGCCCTTGGGGAAGGAGGAGGCAACTGCTCAGAAGCGTTTCAAGGATGCCCTTACACTAGGACCGAAATGCTGAGCCTCATAATGAAGGGGGAGATCCTTTAG